One Mixta gaviniae genomic window carries:
- the ligA gene encoding NAD-dependent DNA ligase LigA, with translation MESVQDKITELRTTLRHHEYLYHVLDAPDIPDAEYDRLMRELRALEEQHPDLITPDSPTQRVGAAPLTAFEQVRHEVPMLSLDNVFDEAGYLAFNKRVQDRLKSSDEITFCCELKLDGLAVSLLYEDGLLVRAATRGDGTTGENITANVRTIRAIPLRLKGDNIPARLEVRGEVFMNQAGFEKLNEEARRTGGKVFANPRNAAAGSLRQLDPRITARRPLTFFCYGFGLVEGGELPHTHWERLQQFKAWGIPVSDRIRLSHSAEEVLAFYHQVERDRPQLGFDIDGVVIKVDSQELQERLGFVARAPRWAIAFKFPAQEQLTTVRDVEFQVGRTGAITPVARLEPVQVAGVMVSNATLHNADEIARLGLRIGDRVVIRRAGDVIPQVVNVVETERGDDTREVVFPAHCPVCGSDVERVEGEAVTRCTGGLICGAQRKEALKHFVSRRAMDVEGMGDKIIDQLVEKEYVKTPADLFRLSAGLLTGLDRMGPKSAQNVVDALNKAKATTLPRFLYALGIREVGEATAVNLANHFGSLEKIMDADLEALIAVQDVGKVVAAHVRNFMEEESNREVIRQLVEDIGIHWPAVTVVNAEELDSPFAGKTVVLTGSLSIMSRDDAKERLAALGAKVSGSVSKKTDLVIAGEAAGSKLAKAQELGIEVIDEAEMIRLLDNPHG, from the coding sequence ATGGAATCCGTACAAGACAAAATCACTGAGCTGCGAACCACGCTTCGTCATCATGAATATCTCTATCACGTGCTGGACGCACCGGACATTCCCGATGCGGAGTACGATCGCCTGATGCGCGAACTGCGCGCGCTGGAAGAACAGCATCCCGATCTGATCACGCCTGATTCGCCGACCCAACGCGTGGGCGCGGCGCCGCTGACCGCCTTTGAGCAGGTGCGTCATGAAGTGCCGATGCTATCGCTGGATAACGTTTTCGACGAGGCGGGCTATCTCGCTTTCAACAAGCGCGTGCAGGATCGCCTGAAAAGCAGCGATGAGATCACCTTCTGCTGCGAACTGAAGCTGGATGGCCTGGCCGTTAGCCTGCTCTATGAAGATGGCCTGCTGGTGCGCGCCGCCACGCGCGGTGATGGCACCACCGGCGAGAACATCACCGCTAACGTCCGCACCATTCGCGCCATTCCGCTGCGCCTGAAAGGCGACAACATTCCGGCGCGGCTGGAAGTGCGCGGCGAAGTGTTTATGAATCAGGCGGGCTTCGAAAAACTGAATGAAGAAGCGCGCCGTACCGGCGGCAAGGTTTTCGCTAACCCGCGCAACGCCGCCGCCGGCTCGCTGCGCCAGCTCGATCCGCGCATTACCGCCAGGCGTCCGCTGACCTTCTTCTGCTACGGCTTTGGGCTGGTCGAAGGCGGCGAATTGCCTCATACCCACTGGGAACGGCTGCAGCAGTTTAAGGCCTGGGGGATCCCGGTCAGCGATCGTATTCGTCTCAGCCACAGTGCGGAAGAGGTGCTGGCTTTTTATCATCAGGTGGAACGCGATCGACCGCAGCTCGGTTTTGATATCGACGGCGTGGTGATCAAGGTGGATTCACAGGAGCTGCAGGAGCGGCTGGGCTTTGTCGCCCGCGCTCCGCGCTGGGCCATCGCCTTTAAGTTTCCGGCGCAGGAGCAGCTGACGACAGTACGCGACGTCGAGTTCCAGGTTGGCCGTACCGGCGCCATTACGCCGGTGGCGCGGCTGGAGCCGGTGCAGGTCGCGGGCGTGATGGTCAGCAACGCCACGCTGCACAACGCCGATGAGATCGCGCGTCTTGGTTTGCGCATCGGCGATCGCGTGGTGATCCGCCGGGCGGGCGACGTTATTCCGCAGGTAGTCAACGTGGTGGAAACCGAACGCGGCGACGATACGCGGGAAGTGGTGTTCCCCGCGCACTGTCCGGTCTGTGGCTCGGACGTTGAACGCGTTGAGGGCGAGGCGGTCACCCGCTGTACCGGCGGTCTGATTTGCGGTGCCCAGCGCAAAGAAGCGTTAAAGCATTTCGTATCGCGCCGCGCGATGGATGTTGAAGGCATGGGCGATAAGATCATCGACCAGCTGGTGGAAAAAGAGTATGTCAAAACGCCGGCCGACCTGTTCCGCCTGAGCGCCGGGCTGTTGACCGGCCTGGATCGCATGGGGCCGAAATCGGCGCAGAACGTGGTGGACGCGCTGAACAAAGCGAAGGCGACCACGCTGCCGCGCTTCCTCTATGCGCTGGGCATCCGCGAAGTGGGCGAGGCGACCGCCGTAAACCTGGCGAACCATTTTGGTTCGCTGGAGAAGATTATGGATGCCGATCTGGAGGCGCTGATCGCCGTGCAGGATGTCGGCAAAGTGGTGGCGGCGCACGTGCGTAACTTTATGGAAGAAGAGAGCAACCGCGAAGTGATCCGTCAGCTGGTGGAGGATATCGGCATTCACTGGCCGGCGGTGACGGTAGTCAACGCCGAAGAGCTGGACAGCCCGTTCGCCGGCAAAACCGTGGTGCTGACCGGCTCGCTGAGCATCATGTCGCGCGATGACGCCAAAGAGCGGCTTGCGGCGCTGGGCGCGAAGGTCAGCGGCAGCGTATCGAAGAAAACCGATCTGGTGATCGCCGGCGAAGCGGCCGGCTCCAAGCTGGCGAAAGCGCAGGAGCTGGGCATTGAAGTGATCGATGAAGCGGAGATGATCCGCCTGCTGGATAATCCGCATGGATAA
- the zipA gene encoding cell division protein ZipA: MMQDLRLILIVVGAIAIIALLLHGLWTSRKERSSVFRDRPHKRLKQDDEESLTGDDASGAGEARARRTAAKPSHNEPSFDGFAADDEEPAPRPAPRKPQPQPVRHSVPVAPRPERDPLLDGDALAGVEDEAQPQIARPAPVAQPTRQPEAPRQPQPAMPEPDDEPQWLDEDEDDDAPLVPAEAEAPVAPAEPEQPREVARRKETVLVLHVAAHAGGELNGESLLQGVLQAGFQFGEMNIFHRHLSPAGSGPVLFSLANMVKPGSFNPDAMTDFTTPGVSIFMMVPSYGDPNQNFKLMLQSAQRIADDVGGVVLDDERRMMTPQKLETYKARIRDVIDANA, encoded by the coding sequence ATGATGCAGGATTTGCGTCTGATATTAATCGTTGTTGGCGCGATCGCCATAATAGCGCTGCTGCTTCACGGTCTGTGGACCAGCCGTAAAGAGCGCTCATCTGTGTTTCGCGATCGCCCGCACAAGCGTTTAAAGCAGGATGATGAAGAGAGCCTGACCGGGGATGACGCCAGCGGGGCAGGCGAGGCGCGCGCGCGTCGCACCGCCGCCAAACCTTCACACAATGAACCCTCTTTTGATGGCTTTGCTGCAGATGACGAAGAGCCTGCACCACGTCCTGCGCCGCGTAAGCCGCAACCTCAGCCCGTACGTCATTCCGTTCCTGTCGCGCCGCGGCCGGAACGCGATCCGCTGCTTGATGGCGACGCGCTCGCCGGGGTAGAGGATGAGGCGCAGCCGCAGATCGCGCGCCCTGCGCCGGTAGCGCAGCCGACGCGTCAGCCTGAAGCGCCGCGTCAGCCGCAGCCCGCCATGCCGGAGCCGGATGATGAGCCACAGTGGCTCGACGAAGATGAAGATGACGACGCGCCGTTAGTTCCTGCCGAGGCAGAGGCCCCGGTTGCGCCGGCCGAGCCGGAGCAGCCGCGTGAAGTCGCGCGCCGCAAAGAGACCGTGCTGGTGCTGCACGTCGCCGCACACGCCGGCGGCGAGCTGAACGGCGAAAGCCTGCTGCAGGGCGTCCTGCAGGCGGGCTTCCAGTTCGGCGAAATGAACATTTTCCATCGCCATTTAAGCCCGGCAGGTAGCGGCCCGGTACTGTTCAGCCTGGCCAATATGGTGAAACCCGGCTCGTTCAATCCGGATGCGATGACCGATTTCACTACGCCTGGCGTCTCGATCTTTATGATGGTGCCGTCCTATGGCGATCCGAACCAAAACTTTAAGCTGATGCTGCAGTCCGCGCAGCGCATCGCCGACGATGTTGGCGGCGTGGTGCTGGACGATGAGCGTCGCATGATGACGCCGCAGAAACTGGAAACCTATAAGGCGCGTATCCGCGACGTTATCGACGCTAACGCCTGA
- the cysZ gene encoding sulfate transporter CysZ, whose translation MSTPSPASYNGIHYFAQGWKLVRLPGIRRFVVIPLLVNIVLLGGAFIWLFRRLNQWIPQLMSHVPDWLQWLSYLLWPLTVISIVLVFSYFFSTIANWIAAPFCGLLAEQLEGRLTGQPLPDSGWLAVAKDFPRIMKREWQKLAWYLPRAAGLLLLYFIPGFGQTVAPVLWFLFSAWMLSIQYCDYPFDNHKVSFQTMRGALRRHKTDNMQFGALVSLFTMIPLLNLAIMPVAVCGATAMWVDRYRGQLGQHNLRAAASTSKSR comes from the coding sequence ATGTCTACGCCTTCCCCCGCTTCTTACAACGGCATTCATTACTTTGCGCAAGGCTGGAAATTGGTCCGTCTGCCAGGCATACGTCGCTTCGTGGTGATCCCGCTGCTGGTGAATATTGTGCTGCTCGGCGGCGCGTTTATCTGGCTTTTTCGCCGCCTGAACCAGTGGATCCCGCAGTTGATGTCCCATGTGCCGGACTGGCTTCAGTGGCTCAGCTACCTGCTCTGGCCGCTGACGGTGATCTCTATCGTGCTGGTGTTCAGCTACTTCTTCTCGACTATTGCTAACTGGATCGCCGCGCCTTTTTGCGGCCTGCTGGCGGAGCAGCTGGAAGGCAGGCTGACCGGCCAGCCATTGCCTGACAGCGGCTGGCTGGCGGTGGCGAAAGATTTTCCACGTATTATGAAGCGCGAATGGCAAAAGCTGGCCTGGTATCTGCCGCGCGCAGCGGGCCTGCTGCTGCTCTACTTTATTCCTGGCTTCGGCCAGACGGTGGCGCCGGTGCTGTGGTTCCTGTTTAGCGCCTGGATGCTCTCAATTCAGTATTGCGATTACCCGTTCGACAACCACAAGGTGAGCTTTCAGACTATGCGCGGCGCGCTGCGGCGTCACAAAACCGATAATATGCAGTTCGGCGCGCTGGTGAGCCTGTTTACCATGATCCCGCTGCTCAATCTGGCCATCATGCCGGTCGCCGTCTGCGGTGCGACTGCGATGTGGGTCGATCGCTATCGCGGCCAGCTGGGGCAGCACAACCTGCGCGCTGCGGCGTCGACGAGCAAAAGCCGTTAA
- the cysK gene encoding cysteine synthase A — protein sequence MSKIYEDNSLTIGHTPLVRLNRIGNGRILAKVESRNPSFSVKCRIGANMIWDAEKRGILKPGVELVEPTSGNTGIALAYVAAARGYKLTLTMPETMSVERRKLLKALGASLVLTEGAKGMKGAIGKAEEIVASNPDKFLMLQQFSNPANPEIHEKTTGPEIWEDTDGEVDVFISGVGTGGTLTGVTRYIKNTRGKKDLISVAVEPTDSPVIAQTLAGQEVKPGPHKIQGIGAGFIPGNLDLSLVDRVVAITNEEAISTARRLMDEEGILAGISSGAAVAAALKLQEDDAFANKNIVVILPSSGERYLSTALFADLFTEKELQ from the coding sequence ATGAGCAAGATTTACGAAGACAATTCTCTGACAATCGGTCATACGCCGCTGGTTCGTCTGAACCGCATCGGCAACGGACGCATCCTGGCGAAGGTGGAATCCCGTAACCCGAGCTTCAGCGTCAAGTGCCGTATCGGTGCCAATATGATTTGGGACGCAGAAAAACGCGGCATTTTGAAGCCGGGTGTCGAACTGGTAGAGCCGACCAGCGGCAACACCGGCATCGCGCTGGCCTATGTCGCTGCCGCGCGCGGTTACAAGCTGACGCTGACCATGCCTGAAACCATGTCCGTCGAACGTCGCAAACTGTTAAAAGCGCTGGGCGCCAGCCTGGTGTTGACCGAAGGCGCGAAAGGCATGAAAGGCGCCATCGGCAAAGCGGAAGAGATTGTCGCCAGCAATCCGGATAAGTTCCTGATGCTGCAGCAGTTCAGTAACCCGGCCAACCCGGAAATCCATGAAAAAACCACTGGCCCGGAAATTTGGGAAGATACCGACGGCGAGGTGGATGTCTTTATCTCCGGCGTCGGCACCGGCGGCACCCTCACCGGGGTCACGCGCTACATTAAAAACACCAGGGGTAAAAAAGATCTGATCAGCGTGGCAGTCGAGCCGACCGATTCGCCGGTGATCGCGCAGACGCTGGCAGGCCAGGAAGTGAAGCCCGGCCCGCACAAGATTCAGGGCATCGGTGCCGGCTTTATTCCCGGCAACCTCGATCTGAGCCTGGTGGACCGTGTGGTTGCCATCACCAATGAAGAAGCGATCTCCACCGCCCGCCGCCTGATGGACGAAGAAGGCATTCTGGCCGGTATCTCTTCCGGCGCAGCGGTCGCGGCCGCGCTGAAGCTGCAGGAAGATGACGCTTTCGCCAATAAAAATATCGTGGTTATCCTGCCCTCTTCCGGCGAACGCTACCTCAGCACCGCCCTGTTTGCCGACCTGTTTACCGAAAAAGAGCTGCAATAG
- the ptsH gene encoding phosphocarrier protein Hpr produces the protein MFQQEVTITAPNGLHTRPAAQFVKEAKAFASEITVTSNGKSASAKSLFKLQTLGLTQGTVVTLSAEGEDEQQAVEHLVKLMAELE, from the coding sequence ATGTTCCAGCAAGAAGTTACCATCACCGCACCTAATGGCCTGCATACTCGTCCGGCTGCTCAGTTTGTAAAAGAAGCTAAAGCCTTTGCCTCTGAAATCACCGTGACCTCCAATGGCAAATCTGCCAGTGCGAAAAGCCTGTTCAAACTGCAGACGCTGGGTCTGACTCAGGGCACCGTGGTGACACTGTCTGCTGAAGGCGAAGATGAGCAGCAGGCCGTTGAGCATCTGGTCAAACTGATGGCTGAGCTCGAGTAA